A region from the Lolium perenne isolate Kyuss_39 chromosome 4, Kyuss_2.0, whole genome shotgun sequence genome encodes:
- the LOC139830356 gene encoding uncharacterized protein, giving the protein MCRKLTRQQWYNQRITCIGHFYAEQGVRYTKPEIVQGLAPAMTIEDFMSVVPHWADNNKRAAFMELVKNWVGENPDFKAVSDRNKANRGNQGTHTAGSSSTDRYRERLGKKLGRELGEMEAWTHMKLVTPVRTSLGPRTRCTTARWR; this is encoded by the exons gtcggaagttgacacggcagcagtggtacaaccagaggatcacgtgcatcggccacttctatgctgagcagggcgtaaggtacacaaagcctgagattgtgcagggactcgccccggctatgacgatagaggacttcatgtcg gttgtaccacattgggctgataataataagagggccgccttcatggagttggtcaagaattgggtcggcgaaaaccccgatttcaaggccgtgagcgaccggaacaaggccaaccgtgggaatcagggaacacacactgcggggagcagcagcaccgatcgctatcgggagcgtctg gggaagaagctcgggagggaacttggtgagatggaagcgtggacgcacatgaagctggtgacgcccgtccgaacgagcctcggcccgcgcacgagatgtactacggcaag gtggcgatga
- the LOC127297332 gene encoding ALA-interacting subunit 1, with protein sequence MDPSERDGGSRKSNKPKYSKFSQQELPACKPLLTPKLVVTIFSLMAVLFIPIGLAALFASLQVVELVERYDVSCVPVDDKIAFIQNSKIDKTCNVTLQVPKYMKSPILVYYQIGNFYQNHRRYVRSRNDKQLRYKNVHLGKECEPEGHAAGGAPIVPCGLAAWSLFNDTFTVKVNGKTIEVNKKDIAWKSDKKHKFGNDIYPSNFQKGRLIGGAKLNESIPLSEQEDLIVWMRTAAFPTFRKLYGRIEKEIMAEDNITVVIQNNYNTYSFGGSKAVVFSTASWIGGRNNFIGIAYLTIGGLCLFLALGFTVLYMVKARKQRRQ encoded by the exons ATGGATCCTTCGGAACGGGATGGCGGCTCAAGGAAATCCAATAAGCCCAAAT ATTCCAAGTTTTCCCAGCAGGAGCTTCCAGCATGCAAGCCGCTACTGACACCTAAACTT GTTGTTACGATCTTCTCGCTCATGGCCGTCCTATTCATTCCGATTGGGCTTGCGGCTCTGTTCGCCTCGCTACAG GTTGTCGAACTGGTGGAGAGATATGATGTAAGCTGTGTGCCCGTGGATGATAAGATCGCCTTCATTCAGAACTCCAAGATTGACAAAACGTGCAACGTCACACTGCAG GTGCCTAAATACATGAAGAGTCCAATCCTTGTGTATTACCAGATTGGTAACTTCTATCAAAACCATCGAAG ATACGTGCGAAGTCGAAATGACAAGCAACTGCGGTATAAGAATGTTCACTTGGGAAAAGAATGTGAACCTGAAGGGCATGCCGCTGGTGGTGCTCCAATTGTTCCATGTGGACTTGCTGCTTGGAGTCTGTTCAACGACACATTTACAGTTAAGGTCAATGGGAAGACTATtgaagtgaataagaaggatatagCTTGGAAGAGTGACAAAAAGCATAAATTCGGCAATGATATCTATCCTAGTAATTTCCAGAAGGGGCGTCTCATAGGTGGTGCTAAGCTAAACGAGAGCATACCA TTAAGTGAGCAAGAAGATCTCATTGTTTGGATGAGAACCGCTGCCTTCCCAACTTTCAGAAAGCTATATGGCAGGATTGAAAAAGAGATCATGGCAGAGGATAATATAACAGTGGTTATACAGAATAACTACAACACATATAGCTTTGGAGGATCAAAAGCGGTGGTCTTTTCTACTGCATCTTGGATTGGAGGAAGAAATAACTTCATTGGTATTGCGTATCTGACTATTGGTGGTTTGTGCCTTTTCCTTGCTCTCGGGTTCACAGTTTTGTACATGGTTAAGGCAAG GAAACAACGACGACAGTAG